The genomic region ATCAATGTCTCTTTTTTACCTTTCAGAGTGAAGTCAGCCCTTTGCACGAATAATTGGAGAATCCCTTAGAAATGACTACGTGACCGCATTGTATTGCATTACCTGCATATAGTACAAAGACTCTCAGGAATCAGGATTCCAGAAGCTTCAGCTCCCAATATGGAGTCGATAAACGATTTCTTCCAGAGGATATATGAGATGATACTATATAAACATAGCCAGGGCATATACAACACCATCTGCCTGGGGGTACTACTCGCCCTCCCATTATTGGTCTTACTCATCGCTGGTATTATCTGTTGTCATTTCTGCTGTTGTCGGACCAAAAAAAGTAACAAGCTGCAACCTCAACCgagcaaaaagaaaaagaagaaaaatgaagAAGAAGACTTGTGGATACCAAGTCCACAGGCCAAGTCCATCATGTTGGAGAAAGTGCCTTCATTTTCTGTATAGCTAGGAGTGTAGCTGGACTAAAGTCTGCTTATCTGCTGGAGCTGAATGCACCTGTCACAAGCTATATAATATCCTGCCGCACCGTACCCAAGACTGAGGACCATGGAGGACTCAGTGGTTGTttgccaaaaacaaaaaagaaacacCTCTGAAGTTGGGATTGTTACCATTCCATAACGTATGGATGAAGAACAAGAGTGGTCTCTAGTGGGCAGCAGATGTCAAAATATGTATAAGTATTGGGTTGTAATTTAGGTTACAGAAGGTTTTGTCGCAACCGGGACcagaaactttaaaggaaatctaccattaaaatccatcatgataaaccagggacacttactcatagatccaggcactgtgactgtggtgatcttcttatatttgttatccatggcttccttctttctaaaatgaacttttaaaattatgctagtgaaCCTGAAAGGCTACTTGGGCAGTTCCCCTCTGTGGCTGTTACACTATCccaccctcctccctcagcacttccccctttccTCGGCCTGATGTAATTTCATTGTAGCAGAAGAAATTTCAGCACATggtgggagggggaaagtgctccttaTGCAttctaacaacctgtgaatctgtagcacgCAGGGGCTCTGCAAAATGCCACAGTAGCCTtccagtctcattagcataattttaaaagttgattttagaaggaaggaggccatggataacaaatataagaaagattaccacagtcacggtgcctggatctatgagtaagtgtccctggtttatcatgatggattttgatagaagATTTTCTCCAAGAACTTTCCTCTAAGTTGTCGCCTTCCAATACAAGGACCCCagttctttaaataaaaaattctagTTAAGGACCTTGGTACCAAATAATTTTGGGTCCAAACAGCTTCATGTTACTGCTCTGAGAGCGCCAAGGTCTAGGAATGAAAGTAAAATGAATCTGTAAACATTGCTTGGagactttcattttgtattttcattcattcatttttaaATAATGTTTATTCCAATTTTATaagattttttacaaaaatttccaAATAGCTAACTCCTAGAATCTGAATGGGAAAGCAGAATGTAGCTGTATACAGAGGgttagggagtaagagttctccttgaggctgccttataggcatgtggagacttgtagccattgatgcaccaccaggggattctgggaaatatgcaaatactatTTCCTAGGTGCGTGGGCCCTGGTGTTTGAGGTGGCCTAAGGCCCCTCTATTACATAAGAAGGCACCAGAAATACATATGGAGCATGGTAGGTGGCAGCCGCTGCATAGGATTTTGCACTTGAGCCTTGGAGAATCATGTTACCCCTCTAAAGAAGGGAAACAATATCTATATCTGTCAGGTGGAGAACACACAGGTTGACGTTTTGATAATACGTAGAAGTATATGgtttgtattaaagggaacctgtcatcaggagccctttttctggctcccccttgtccccatagagaatagtgtgctcattgccaaagagtttttacagtaaaactggctttttccgaaaaaaagataagttacagCAAAGTTTACCTTTCAGTCTACAGAGCTGTGTCCTTAgtcacctgggagtggccagtgaggagtgttaACCCAACCCTCGGGAAACCACTCCATCGTGCATCGATTTCCAATGAAAAAACCTCCCacgtcccccatatctcctcccaccGTCATACATGTCTGCGCCACTCCCCACTGACCCCTCCCATGGGACTAAGGACATAGCTCTGCATTCAGAAAGGtcaactttgatctaactttttttcaggaaaagttaattttataataaaaactctttgacaatgtgtacactattctctattggGACATTGGGGGGCCAGAAAAAGGAATCCTGATGACTGTTACCTTAAAGGGGAATCTGTCAGTGTAACATGTGGAATTGTAGGTGAAATATGTTTAGTGTTTATGTGACCGGAGGACTGTTTAAACTCTAAacttgaagaggacctgtcaacccacaaaaatacccccaccaaatatgtccccctaatcctctccccagcccctttctatttatgacatttttattaaaatttatgctGGCAAAGGTGGTTTAAATCGATCCAACCTCTaaccaaataagaggtcagatccttGTATCTTGTGAGCTGCAGTCGGACTTATTGAGGGGGCCGGccaacacaccccctccacgcccctgtcagcggggaccagtaagaatagccggcagcagcgcatgtattgcatATAACATTTGgacggcgctgtgaataagcatGATGCGGCGCAGCTGCTGTCTGTTAGCCGCGGCCGGCGCTGTCAAGAAGCACGGCGCGGCCGCTGACAGTGCGCTGCATCGCAGAgagctattcttacaggtcctccctgacaggggcgtggagggggagtgttggccggccccctcatgaataaggctgactgccaggggacagaatatgaggattcaacctcttatttggtaagaggtcagatcgatTAAAACCACCTTTGCCCACAAAAATTTTGataaaaatggcataaatagaaagggGCCTTGGAGAGGATTAGcagggacatatttggtgggggtatttttggggggtgacaggtcctctttaaaggggttttccagaaattTTAGAAGCCAACAGCTCTCTTACCATAGGGGTGTTCTAGAGTATTAAAGCACTTTATAAGTTCTATATGAGGGATCAATAGCAAAATGAAATCTCTATAAGTATCACCAGTTATAACAGTTGTTTACATAATGCTGTATAGTTCCTGAGCAAGGTCAAAAGTtacgtttttttttctatatatgatAATAAATTCTAAATAAATTTTTAGTAAATGCTAAAATTATGTTTGCAAAACAGACTTAACTAGATGTAACTAGTGCAATTTATGTACCTTTATAGTCTAGATATTTATGTTACACATCCCTAGTTTTTGCTCCAGAGGTCCCATGAtaaaaacttactcatagatccaggcaatgtgactgtggtatcttcttatatttgttatccatacttGTTGTTCTTTCTAAGATGAACTTATAAAATGATGTCACCAGATCCcctcaatgctgtagcttcacaggctgttatactgttcaggcgcactttcccctcccaccaTGTGCTAAAACTCCCTGTTGCCATGAGATTACAAAAGGCAGAGGGAGGAGTAAGTGCTGATGGAgcaaggggagggtgagacagtctaacaCCCTGTGAATCAGCATCACAGTAGGGCTTCGGGAATGGCTCCAgtagcctttcagactcattagcatgattttaaaagttgatttttagaaggaaggaggtcatggatgacaaatataagaagatcacaacactcacggttcctggatctatgagtaagtgtccctggtttatcatgatggattttgatggtagatttcctttaaagtaaaggATTCTTGTATTAAAATATTTGCCAAACCTATATAATATATTGTgacaaatataaatttaaatgCCATAAAAACACAACCTATCCGACACCTATGGATTTCCTGTTCAGCTAGATGTGGAGAGACAGGTTAACCTACAGACCTATCATTTCTTGGACCATCCTGTTGTTATTTCATCCAGTTATAACACTGTATGcaataagctccctctagtggcagccaaTAAGCTAactttaaaaaactattttatagCAGGAGATTTGCAGCTCTGTATCAGAAAACATATACTCTATTACATACAGAGGGTGATTCATCAGCACAGAATTTTGGACTTAAACATTATAAAATTAGGGAAATTAACCTTTTCAGTGCCCCTTGACCTGTTACACATGGGGGGTTCAACAATGTATTTGCAATGGGTGATATTTCGTAAAACCAGGTTACTATAAAATATCTCTTCAGCGATGTCCTGTGTCATTTATTATTGCTGTATTTGTAATGTAAAAggcagtgttattattgtactgAATTTGCACTGAAATTAAAAGACgtttttctgtatattttttactatttgcATTATTCCGTGGGTAAAgtcatatgtatatattctgtcatCGTTATAAacattttgtcatttttgcaGTTTACTTTGTTTATCAGTGTTTGTCCTGCAGCTGTGAAAGAAGCAACATGTCAACTTTTTATTGTCTTCATATAATCTATATGTAAGGTGGCACAACTGTAGGCAAAGACATCTTACATATTCAGAGCTGTATTCACGATTCGGCAGGTTTATaatattaaaggatatctaccaccaaggATTGccgaaaattatgcaaatgagccccttaggttcatttgcataattttaaaagacttttaatcatgggcataagaagctgaaagaagagcagatcctgccagagggggcacacaccagtatgtcagtgtgcttggtttataatccctgatcctagtggtagatttcctataaatctTCTAGTGCTTGATAAGATGGTTACTATGTTGAAATCTATAGCCATTACACCTGGTACTAACCCGAAGTGCAAATTGCCAGATCATAACTATTAAAGGGAAGGTGTTGCCAGAAAATGTTTATAAATTACCGTTATGACAAGATGACTACCCTGGTAATCAAgggaagaaaatgtaaaaaaaattacagaaatacaaaaatttgtgaaaaaaagtgatacatattgCTACATGGATTTAAAGGGGGGGTCTACCACCTCTCCGAGCATTATAATAATaagctggcagcatgttgtagagaaacacACTGGTTACTGGCTTTACTGGCAAATGGTTCGGTTTGCCAGTAAAGCCAGTGGGCTGAAAGTTTGAGTGTGGACTCGCTATAATAAACTACGGCATGCTAGCCGAAAAATGGTGATGTACCTATGCCTAATGTCAATATTTAAAAACTAAAGAGTTATTTGTTACTATATATGGTCTGAGTGATATTTTCTAAAGTTTACATATACCTCTTCATTTTACCTGGCCACGGGCAAGGGGGTGAGTGTGACATCTATCATGTATTTCTGATCAGAGTTGAGCAGACTCGATGGTTAGGTCCAGAATTCAGGTCCGTACTCGGATCATTTGTTCCAGACCCGTAAATTTTGACTGGCAAATTctacaaattgacacccctaaccTAATCCGGACATTTTGCTGGATCgttggtagagatgagcgaacatgctcgtccgagcttgatgctcggtcgagcattagcgtactcgaaactgctcgttgctcggacgaatacttcgcccgctcgagaaaatggcagctcccgccgttttgctttttggcggccagaaacagagccaatcacaagccaggagactctgcactccacccagcatgacgtggtacccttacacgtcgatagcagtggttggctggccagatcaggtgaccctgggatagactagccgctgcccgcgctgctcggatcattctgtgtctggatgccgctagggagagagctgctgctggtcagggaaagcgttagggtgttctattagcttactgttaggcaggagtgattctccaagaacccaacagcccttcttagggctacaataacgttctactttttttttttttatttgcatctagtaccattttgtgaggaattagcagggggacttgctaccgttgtgtttagctcttagtggcacacatatccacctcaaagaccgaagtgggaaaatttagtaggggttggatttcaattaggcactaactcagtgtcatctcatctggcatagtagtgtgctttgatacttggctagaaaatagccataggagaatccaaacagcttacttacgcctacagtagcgttctatatatttgatttctggttgatctgctggtggctgtacttgctgcagtgcatgtactagccaattctgagcaatttgtagtgagacttgcgaccgctgtgttttgcgcttagtgacgcacatatccatagcaaagaccgaagtgggaaaatttagtaggggttggatttcaattaggcacagtctgccatttgtccttttttattttacgtttattttgtttaataactcagtgtcatctcatctggcatagtagtgtgctttcatacttggctagaaaatagccatagcaataggatagcatcgtttggttttaaaaactcaaaaacacaaaaaaaaacaaaaaaaaacaaaaaacacaaaaaaaaacaaaaaacacaaaaaaaagttaaaaaaaaattaaagttataactctcattttaaaaatgtttaacccgagggctaggggtagaggacgagggcggggacgtgggcgtccaactactgcaggggtcagaggccgtggtcctgggcggggtgagacaccacctgcttatgagggagcaggggaacgccgcagagctacactccctaggttcatgtctgaagttactgggactcgtggtagagcactgttgaggccagaacagtgcgaacaggtgatgtcgtggattgctgacaatgcttcgagcaatttgtccaccagtcagtcttccacgcagtccacccatgtcaccgaaatcgccactcctccagctcctgcacctcagcctcctcccccccagtctgccccctcccaggaaaatttggcatttgaaccggcatactctgaggaactgttttctggacccttcccacagtcacaaaccacttgtccggttgctgctgagcaattttccgatgcccaggttttccaccagtcacagtctgtgggtgatgatgaccttcttgacgtagtggaagtgtgtaaagaggtgtccgacgatgaggagacacggttgtcagacagtggggaagttgttgtcagggcaggaagtccgaggggggagcagactgagggatcggaggatgatgaggtgacagacccaagctgggttgagaggccgggtgaacacagtgcttctgagacggaggagagtcctcgaccagaacaggttggaagaggcagtcgtggggccagacggagaggcagggccagagctggtgcatcagcgccaaatgtgtcaactagtgaagctcccgtggtgagggctcttgcggcgagggctagatcttcagaagtctggaggttctttaaggaaacaccggatgaccgacggactgtggtgtgcaacatttgccaaaccaggctcagcaggggt from Engystomops pustulosus chromosome 10, aEngPut4.maternal, whole genome shotgun sequence harbors:
- the KIAA0040 gene encoding uncharacterized protein KIAA0040 homolog, which codes for MESINDFFQRIYEMILYKHSQGIYNTICLGVLLALPLLVLLIAGIICCHFCCCRTKKSNKLQPQPSKKKKKKNEEEDLWIPSPQAKSIMLEKVPSFSV